One region of Candidatus Bathyarchaeia archaeon genomic DNA includes:
- a CDS encoding acetoacetate--CoA ligase, which translates to MPSQERVKQANVTKFIDVVNKRHELRIGSYNDLYKWSIECIPDFWAAMWDFADIKASRKYDHVVDDLTKFPGAKWFVGSRLNFAENLLRYRDDRLAFVFRGETAKTAKMTYAELYRVVARLAESLRKMGVKPGDRVAAYMPNLMETAIAMLATTSIGAIWSSCGSELGPVAVLDRLSQIEPKVLFTVDGYPYKGKAFNFLPNVEKIAGELPSLEKVVVVPYMSEKPNIGSIHKSVVYTDFLSRDSPSELRFEQVDFNHPVYIMFSSGTTGKPKCMVQGCGVLINHLKELQLHSDVKRKDRVFYITSPSWMMWNWLLGALAVGATVVLYDGNPNYPDWTAMWRMAQDEKISIFGCSASYINYLRSVGAKPGKEFDLPALKEISQTGSPLSAEGFEYVYREIKGDLHFNSIAGGTDINGCFAIGTPIQPVYAGELQSPALAMKVKAYDEKGKSVVDQQAELVCEAPAPPMPIYFWNDPDGKRYKDAYFNVFPDVWRHGDWVLFHGDTGGITFLGRSDFTLKPSGVRIGPSEIYNVVEKFPEVADSMAVGQAWKGEERVILFVKLTQGYGLTEDLKNKIRVALREQASPRHVPALIIEAPDIPYTFNMKKVESSVANIIHGRPVTNKDALVNPESLAFYEKILPELQRD; encoded by the coding sequence GTGCCTTCACAAGAACGGGTTAAGCAGGCGAATGTGACGAAGTTCATTGACGTTGTCAATAAGAGGCATGAGCTCAGGATTGGCTCCTATAATGACTTGTACAAATGGTCTATTGAGTGCATTCCAGATTTTTGGGCGGCTATGTGGGATTTTGCAGACATTAAAGCCTCGAGGAAGTATGATCATGTCGTCGACGATTTAACCAAATTTCCGGGCGCAAAATGGTTTGTTGGCAGTCGGTTGAATTTTGCTGAGAACCTGTTGCGGTATAGGGATGATCGTTTAGCGTTTGTTTTCCGTGGTGAGACGGCTAAGACAGCGAAGATGACGTATGCCGAGTTGTATCGTGTTGTGGCTAGGCTGGCTGAGTCGCTTCGGAAGATGGGTGTGAAGCCGGGTGATCGTGTGGCTGCTTACATGCCTAATTTGATGGAAACTGCCATTGCCATGTTGGCTACTACGAGCATCGGTGCCATTTGGTCTTCTTGTGGTAGTGAGCTTGGACCCGTCGCGGTTCTCGATCGGCTAAGTCAGATTGAGCCTAAAGTGTTGTTCACGGTGGATGGTTATCCGTACAAGGGTAAGGCGTTCAACTTCTTGCCTAATGTTGAGAAGATTGCTGGGGAATTGCCTTCGCTTGAGAAGGTTGTTGTTGTTCCGTACATGAGTGAGAAGCCCAACATAGGCAGCATTCATAAGTCTGTGGTGTACACGGATTTCCTTTCTCGTGATAGCCCGTCTGAGCTTAGGTTTGAGCAGGTGGATTTCAATCATCCAGTTTATATCATGTTTTCTTCGGGCACTACAGGTAAGCCAAAATGCATGGTTCAGGGTTGCGGTGTGCTCATCAATCATTTGAAGGAGTTGCAGCTGCATTCGGATGTGAAGCGTAAAGACCGTGTTTTCTACATTACATCGCCCAGCTGGATGATGTGGAACTGGCTGCTGGGTGCGTTGGCTGTGGGCGCTACGGTCGTGTTGTATGATGGAAACCCGAATTACCCTGACTGGACTGCCATGTGGCGGATGGCGCAGGATGAAAAGATTAGCATTTTTGGTTGCAGTGCCAGCTACATCAATTATCTGCGAAGTGTAGGCGCCAAGCCGGGCAAGGAGTTTGACCTCCCTGCTCTTAAAGAGATTAGTCAGACGGGTTCGCCTTTGTCAGCTGAAGGTTTCGAGTACGTTTATCGTGAGATCAAGGGGGATTTGCATTTCAACTCCATTGCTGGGGGCACCGACATCAACGGCTGCTTTGCCATTGGCACCCCGATTCAGCCGGTTTATGCTGGTGAGTTGCAGAGCCCAGCCTTAGCCATGAAAGTTAAAGCCTATGATGAAAAGGGCAAGTCTGTGGTAGACCAGCAGGCTGAGCTTGTGTGTGAAGCGCCTGCGCCTCCTATGCCCATTTATTTCTGGAATGACCCGGATGGCAAGCGGTACAAGGACGCGTACTTTAATGTGTTTCCGGATGTTTGGCGGCACGGTGATTGGGTTCTGTTTCACGGTGACACGGGCGGCATAACCTTCTTGGGTAGGTCTGATTTCACGTTGAAGCCATCTGGCGTGCGCATTGGACCCTCCGAAATCTACAACGTAGTAGAGAAGTTTCCCGAAGTAGCGGACAGCATGGCTGTGGGACAAGCGTGGAAAGGCGAGGAACGCGTCATCCTATTCGTCAAGCTAACGCAGGGTTACGGGTTAACTGAGGATTTGAAGAACAAGATACGAGTAGCGTTGCGGGAGCAGGCTTCGCCAAGACATGTTCCAGCCTTAATCATTGAGGCACCAGACATTCCCTACACATTCAACATGAAGAAAGTAGAGAGCTCAGTCGCCAACATCATCCACGGCAGACCAGTCACAAACAAGGATGCATTAGTCAACCCAGAATCATTAGCTTTCTATGAAAAAATCCTCCCTGAACTTCAAAGGGATTGA
- a CDS encoding OB-fold nucleic acid binding domain-containing protein, with protein sequence MRNKASPAEYLAFLSAKYDVDADVFFNALVSAGENRRSSCGSLSIECRLRQKDRVVLLITTGSKVVAQFPVFDEFLLRQGNPIKDVENLDALCRHHFRKDGRSELLLIKNLRVGMKKVNLKGEVLEITKPTFVITRFGNHASVANALISDETGKIKLCLWNDQINSVSVGDVVQIENARISTFRGERQLRVGKTGSVRVASGVVAN encoded by the coding sequence TTGCGGAATAAGGCGTCGCCTGCTGAGTACTTGGCGTTTCTGTCGGCTAAGTATGATGTTGATGCTGACGTGTTTTTTAATGCGTTGGTTTCGGCTGGGGAGAATCGGAGGTCGTCGTGTGGTAGTCTGTCTATTGAGTGTCGTCTGAGGCAGAAGGATAGAGTGGTTTTGTTGATTACGACGGGTTCTAAGGTGGTGGCGCAGTTTCCGGTTTTTGACGAGTTTTTGTTGAGGCAGGGTAACCCGATTAAGGATGTTGAGAACTTGGATGCGCTTTGTAGGCATCATTTCAGGAAGGATGGTAGGTCTGAGTTGCTCCTGATTAAAAACCTGCGGGTGGGCATGAAGAAGGTGAATTTGAAGGGTGAGGTTTTGGAGATTACGAAGCCGACGTTTGTGATTACGCGGTTTGGTAATCATGCTAGTGTTGCTAATGCGTTGATTTCGGATGAAACTGGGAAGATTAAGCTGTGCCTGTGGAATGACCAGATTAACTCTGTGTCTGTGGGCGATGTGGTTCAGATTGAGAATGCCCGGATTTCTACGTTTAGAGGGGAGCGGCAGTTGAGGGTTGGGAAGACGGGTTCTGTTCGTGTCGCTAGTGGCGTTGTCGCTAACTGA
- a CDS encoding PQQ-dependent sugar dehydrogenase produces MAAVLVVVIASSMLAVAWLANQPAPSQNETRYEVDVAFSNLVFDRPVGLYISGDGTDRLFVVEKSGVIYIFQNQLDTTAANVFLDIRDRVNSAGFEEGLLGLAFHGDFSDNGFFYVDYTAGNPRRTVIARYSVVSGDPNRGDEASEDVLLEVLQPYSNHNGGQLAFGPDGYLYIAMGDGGSAGDPHGNGQSRASLLGKILRIDVDRAFPSLNYGIPSDNPFVGNTLGFREEIYAYGFRNPWRFSFDSVTGRLWAADAGQNRVEEIDIVDKGKNYGWDIMEGNLCFEPSLNCDQTGLTLPVWIYDNSLGNAVIGGFVYRGSEHPELVGSYIYGDFGSGRIWALRYDGVNSAVNTELLDSSLSITSFGVDEQNELYICDYNGRIFKLAKVR; encoded by the coding sequence TTGGCCGCTGTCCTTGTTGTGGTCATAGCCAGCAGTATGCTTGCGGTTGCGTGGTTGGCAAATCAGCCCGCCCCGTCGCAAAATGAAACTAGGTATGAAGTCGATGTTGCTTTTTCGAATCTTGTTTTTGACCGCCCAGTCGGTTTGTATATCTCGGGTGATGGCACAGATCGGCTTTTCGTTGTAGAAAAGAGCGGCGTGATCTACATATTCCAGAACCAGCTGGATACGACGGCTGCGAATGTTTTCTTGGACATTCGTGATCGAGTCAACTCTGCTGGATTTGAAGAAGGTTTGCTCGGGCTGGCCTTTCACGGTGACTTTTCAGATAATGGTTTTTTCTATGTGGATTACACAGCGGGCAATCCGAGGCGAACTGTTATTGCGCGATATTCGGTTGTTTCTGGCGATCCGAATCGTGGTGATGAAGCGAGTGAGGATGTTCTCTTAGAGGTTTTGCAGCCGTATAGTAATCATAATGGTGGGCAGTTGGCGTTTGGACCGGATGGTTACTTGTACATTGCGATGGGCGATGGCGGCTCAGCGGGAGACCCACATGGCAATGGGCAAAGTCGCGCGTCTTTGTTGGGTAAGATTCTTCGAATTGATGTTGACAGAGCGTTCCCGAGTCTCAATTATGGGATTCCAAGTGACAATCCTTTTGTGGGGAACACGTTGGGTTTTCGTGAAGAGATCTACGCTTATGGGTTTCGCAATCCATGGCGGTTTAGCTTTGATTCCGTTACAGGGCGGCTTTGGGCAGCAGATGCCGGGCAAAACAGGGTTGAGGAGATTGACATTGTTGATAAAGGCAAGAACTATGGTTGGGACATCATGGAGGGTAACCTCTGTTTCGAGCCAAGCCTAAACTGCGATCAAACGGGACTGACGCTGCCTGTCTGGATCTATGACAACAGCCTAGGGAATGCTGTAATCGGGGGCTTTGTGTACCGCGGCTCGGAGCATCCTGAGCTGGTTGGCTCTTATATATATGGGGACTTTGGGTCTGGGCGGATTTGGGCGCTTCGTTATGACGGCGTGAATTCGGCAGTTAACACAGAGCTGTTGGACTCAAGTCTGAGTATCACGTCTTTCGGCGTTGATGAACAGAACGAATTGTACATCTGCGACTATAATGGTAGAATTTTCAAGCTGGCGAAGGTTCGATAA
- a CDS encoding TOBE domain-containing protein: MTSPKKHKTTAKVWLEFKGEPLLGKGGADILNAIRSEQSISRAARKADMSYRYVWNYLAKLQKALDEPIVETHKGGTKGGGGAKLTNLGEALLKEYKRVEAYVGEVLEDKEYWVAAGLKISARNRLKGTVKSVEKGDIIAKVKLEVKTPAVITALISREAVDDLKIKAGDNVEAVIKATEIMIAKE, translated from the coding sequence ATGACCTCGCCAAAAAAACACAAAACCACAGCCAAAGTCTGGCTTGAATTCAAAGGCGAACCCCTGCTAGGAAAGGGCGGCGCCGACATACTTAACGCAATACGAAGCGAACAATCAATATCCAGAGCTGCTCGAAAAGCAGACATGTCATACCGATACGTCTGGAACTACCTAGCTAAACTGCAAAAAGCACTCGATGAACCCATAGTTGAAACACACAAGGGCGGCACAAAAGGCGGAGGCGGAGCCAAACTGACCAACCTAGGCGAAGCCCTGCTCAAAGAATACAAACGAGTCGAAGCCTACGTGGGCGAGGTCCTCGAAGACAAAGAATACTGGGTGGCAGCCGGATTGAAAATAAGCGCACGAAACCGACTCAAAGGCACAGTCAAATCCGTGGAAAAAGGCGACATAATCGCCAAAGTTAAACTCGAAGTGAAAACACCCGCAGTCATCACTGCACTCATATCACGCGAAGCAGTCGACGACCTGAAGATAAAAGCAGGGGACAACGTCGAAGCCGTGATAAAAGCCACAGAAATCATGATCGCCAAAGAATAG
- a CDS encoding YHS domain-containing protein translates to MPRDPVCGAVLDDKSAKFKKTYDGETYYFCSVTCKKRFKRHPLKFVK, encoded by the coding sequence ATGCCAAGGGATCCGGTTTGTGGTGCAGTTCTGGATGACAAGTCTGCTAAGTTCAAGAAGACGTATGATGGTGAGACTTATTATTTTTGCAGTGTGACGTGTAAGAAGAGGTTTAAGAGGCATCCGTTGAAGTTTGTGAAGTGA
- a CDS encoding CxxC-x17-CxxC domain-containing protein → MYRSETHKAVCADCGQECEVPFKPDGSRPVYCRECYAKRRPPRRY, encoded by the coding sequence ATGTATAGAAGCGAAACGCATAAGGCAGTCTGTGCTGACTGTGGGCAGGAATGCGAAGTTCCGTTCAAGCCTGACGGTAGCAGACCTGTGTACTGCCGAGAATGTTATGCTAAGCGAAGACCCCCGAGAAGATATTAG
- a CDS encoding DEAD/DEAH box helicase: MNMQVQYFADLPLSAETMKGIEELGFDSLFPIQAQAITPLLEGKDVIGQAQTGTGKTAAFGVPMIERLNPEVRKIQGLVLVPTRELAVQVADHIGRFGKYTKLRVLPVYGGEPVERQVRALRNGVHIVVGTPGRVIDLLDRRILDLASVKVVVLDEADRMLDMGFIDDIEIILRRVPSDRQTSLFSATIDQSVMNVCSRYLKNPEMILVSKDEIALTQMSQYYLVVNSRNKFETLRSILDENHIGRAIVFCNRRTDTSILADELRDRGYDAMALHAGFTQSQRDVVIKSFRRGELRLLVATDVAARGLDIHGVTHIVNYDVPLDALVYFHRIGRTARMGGEGTAITLVGYGEMTEFNNIKALTKTTIEEIT; the protein is encoded by the coding sequence ATGAATATGCAAGTACAGTACTTTGCGGACTTGCCCTTGAGTGCGGAGACTATGAAGGGCATTGAGGAACTTGGGTTTGATAGTCTTTTTCCGATTCAGGCTCAGGCGATTACTCCGCTGCTTGAAGGCAAGGACGTTATTGGGCAGGCGCAAACTGGGACGGGGAAAACTGCGGCTTTTGGAGTTCCTATGATTGAGCGCCTAAACCCCGAAGTGAGAAAGATTCAAGGTTTGGTTTTGGTGCCGACTCGTGAACTCGCTGTTCAAGTTGCGGATCATATTGGTCGGTTTGGAAAATATACGAAGTTGAGAGTGTTGCCTGTCTATGGGGGAGAACCTGTTGAGAGGCAAGTGCGCGCGTTGAGAAATGGTGTCCATATTGTTGTGGGCACGCCTGGCCGCGTGATTGATCTGCTTGATAGACGCATTCTGGATTTGGCTTCGGTGAAGGTTGTTGTTCTGGATGAGGCGGATAGGATGCTCGATATGGGTTTCATAGATGATATTGAGATCATTCTGAGAAGGGTGCCGTCTGATAGGCAGACTAGTTTGTTCTCGGCGACGATAGATCAGTCGGTGATGAATGTGTGTAGCAGGTATCTGAAGAATCCTGAGATGATTCTTGTGAGTAAGGATGAGATTGCTCTTACGCAGATGAGCCAGTATTATTTGGTTGTGAATTCGCGTAACAAGTTTGAGACCTTGCGTAGCATTTTGGATGAGAATCATATTGGTCGTGCTATTGTGTTTTGTAATAGGCGTACGGACACGAGCATTCTGGCTGATGAGTTGAGGGATCGGGGGTATGATGCTATGGCGCTTCATGCTGGTTTCACTCAGTCTCAGAGAGATGTGGTTATCAAGTCGTTTAGAAGGGGCGAATTGAGGTTGCTCGTTGCAACTGATGTTGCTGCCAGAGGCTTGGACATTCATGGAGTTACTCACATAGTGAACTATGATGTTCCGTTGGATGCCTTGGTGTATTTCCACCGGATCGGTCGAACCGCTAGGATGGGAGGCGAAGGCACGGCTATTACGCTTGTGGGTTATGGAGAGATGACCGAGTTCAATAACATAAAGGCTTTGACCAAGACTACCATAGAGGAGATAACGTGA
- a CDS encoding Lrp/AsnC family transcriptional regulator: MKRSKDIDHRIVTELIKNSRVSDRELGKKLGVSQPTISRKRAILEKEVIDGYTIVPKWDKMGYQILAVTFVKIKPSVATEEKYQTSRERGLKWLMNQPNVIMNAASRGMGMDAFNISVHKDYSDYDEWFRNFRLTWGDLVDDIESVLVNLRGKEVIKPLHFKYLSEAK, encoded by the coding sequence ATGAAAAGATCAAAAGATATCGACCACAGAATAGTTACCGAGTTGATAAAGAACTCCAGAGTGAGTGACAGGGAACTAGGTAAGAAACTGGGAGTCTCTCAGCCTACCATTTCAAGAAAGAGAGCAATTCTAGAGAAGGAAGTAATCGATGGTTATACGATAGTTCCGAAATGGGACAAGATGGGTTATCAAATACTCGCAGTGACTTTCGTCAAGATTAAACCAAGTGTTGCCACTGAGGAGAAATACCAGACTAGCCGGGAAAGGGGACTGAAATGGCTAATGAACCAGCCTAACGTCATTATGAATGCTGCATCGCGAGGAATGGGCATGGACGCTTTCAACATTTCAGTTCATAAAGACTACTCAGACTATGACGAATGGTTTCGCAACTTTAGACTCACATGGGGTGACCTAGTGGATGACATTGAGTCGGTTCTTGTAAATCTTCGCGGAAAAGAAGTCATAAAGCCCCTACATTTCAAATACTTATCAGAGGCAAAGTAA